The Sphingopyxis sp. TUF1 genome segment AGCCAGCGGGTGACGCGGAGCTTCGCGCCTGCGCCCGCAGATTCGGCCGGAAGGATCACCGCACCGGCCGCCATGCTTAGCGCACCGCCTTCTTGAGCGCGGCGCTGCGGTGGCCGGGGCCGTCGTCGCCGGTCTTGTCGATCTTTGCCAGGATGCCCTCCAGCGCGCGGCTGATCGCGGTCTGGGTGCGGACCATTTCGATTTTGGGCCAGGCGGTGCGCATCCCGGTGTCGATCAGTTCGTCGATGTCGTCCTGGCCGAGGTCGCTCAAAATCTTCGTCGGCGACCAGAATTTGGGCGGGCGGATGATGTTGATGTCGCCCGTATATTCCTGGTTGATCACAGATCGCGCCATATTGGCGATGCTGTTCAAGGGCGGGATCAGTTCGAGCGGTTTCTGGAAGATCACCATGTTCGCGTTGAGCCACGCCTTGAAGGTCGTCATCGACGCATGTTGAATCGCCTCGATCGGCGCCATCTGCTTGCGCGTGTCGGTCGCGAAGGGCAGCGCAATGGGGTTTGCCTGGCTGACGATGTGATGATTGACGCCATAGAGGCGTTCGAGCCGCTTGGTCGGAATGTCATGCGTCACCGATCCGTCGACCCAGCGCCGGTCGGGCTGATAGGGAATGCGCGCTCCATCGTCGCCCCGCGCCATCAGCATGACAGGCGGAAAGACGCCGGGGACCGCGCACGAGGCGAGGACGGCTTCGCGGATCAGCACATTAGGCGCGGTAATCGCGTTCAATAGCCGGCCGTTCTGATGCTTTTCGGCGGGCGCGACCGAGACGTTGAGGTGACGGCCGCTGATTTCATAGGCCTCCTGAAAGGTCAGGTCGGGGATCAGCCCCGCGAGCCGTTCGCGTACCTCGTCGGGCGCGAGCCGCCGGCCGTCGCGGGCGCGGTCGGGGTTGGCGAGGCGCTCGCTTTCGAGGAAGGCGCCGATGTCGGCGTCCCTGCGCGTGCAGACGATTGCAGCGACGATCGACCCGCCGCTCGCGCCCGACATGATCGACGGAAGCACGCCTTCGGACCAGAGCGCTTTCACGACGCCGATGTGGAAGAAGAGGAAGCTGCCCGAACCCGACAGCAGCAGCGCCGAGCGGCCGTAGCAATGCTGGGCACGGCGAAAGAAATCGCGCTTTTCCTCGCGGCCGATGCTGCGCGCGGCGGCGATCATGTCGAGCGAGGCGACGACCTCGGCGACATAATCCTCGACCAGCTTTTTCGTGCCGAAGCGTGCCTTTTGATAGAGGCGTTCGTGCCCCATGCCGTCGATATTGCCGTGAATGCCTTCGTTGAGCACGAAGAGCAGTCCCTTGACGTCGCCCGCCGCCGACAGCTTGCGCAATTTTTCGAGGCGGGCGCGGATCGCCTTGTAATCGAAATGCTTGCTTTCGTCGGCGTCGCGCCACGCCTGAAGCCCCGATTTTTTATCATGCTCGCGCGCCGCTTTGGACCAGGCGGCATAATCGGGCGCGGTCACCAGATCGCGGTCGGCGCTGAGCGTCGGGGTGAAAAGCATTCGGTAATCCTGCGAGAGCATCGTTATTTTTTCCGAGTCTTGCGGGTTACGTTGTCTTTGGCAACTGTTTTGACAGGCTCGTCGCCCCCGCGGAGGCGGGGGCCGTCGTCGTCCTTACCCTTCGGCGCCGCGTCAACCTCCAGCGGCCCCCGCCTTCGCGGGGGCGACGATAAGGGGGTCGTCTTTTTTCCCTTGGCCGCCCTTTTCGATTTGACTTTGGCCGCCTTGGGCTTGGCCGTTACGGCTTTTGGCTTTTCGGCCTTTGGCACCGCCGCCATCAGGTCGGCGAAACTTTCGTCGATGCACTCACGGAAAAAGGCGATGTCGGGCATGATCGCGCGTTCGGAGATGATCGAAAAGGCGATGCGGCCGTTGTAACTGGGGGTCGCGACGAACAGCCCCATATTGTTCGCGAGCGGCGCCATGCCGTGCTGCTGCACGAGCCTGGCGCCGGCGAGATAGAGCGGCACCTGCGCGCCGGGGACGTTGGAGATGAAGAGGTTGGTGCCGCGCACCGCGAAACGCTCGCTGGTGACGAGCCGCGCGACCGCGGCCATCGTCGCACCGGGAATATGCTGCGACAGGTCGGTCATGATCCGCGCGCTGACGCCGGCCTTCGCTTCCTTTGCCTCGACCGTATAGTCGCGCACCGCGGCGAGCCGTTCGAGCGGATCGGCGATGTCGGTGCGGATCGGCACGCTCATCGCCGACACCTGGTTGCCCGGCGTTGCCGCCTTGCCGCCCTTGCCGCGCAGATTGACCGGCGCGACCGCAACGAGGCTTTCCTTCGGCAATTCCTTGTGCTTCGCGAGATATTTGCGGAGCGCGCCGCCGACGGTCGTCAGCACCACATCGTTGACCGTCGCGCCGGGCACTTTCTTGCGGATTTCCGCGACGTCGGCGAGGGCGACCGTGGTCGCGTCGAACATCTTGTGCGGGCCCACGGGCACGTTGAAGCGCGTTTCGGGCACGCCCGCGGTCATCCCGCCCTCAATAGCCTTGCGCGCCGAGGAGACGATGGCGGGGGACATTTTCATCAGCGCGTTCATGAACTTGACCGGCGATTGCAGCGACGC includes the following:
- a CDS encoding DUF3336 domain-containing protein: MLFTPTLSADRDLVTAPDYAAWSKAAREHDKKSGLQAWRDADESKHFDYKAIRARLEKLRKLSAAGDVKGLLFVLNEGIHGNIDGMGHERLYQKARFGTKKLVEDYVAEVVASLDMIAAARSIGREEKRDFFRRAQHCYGRSALLLSGSGSFLFFHIGVVKALWSEGVLPSIMSGASGGSIVAAIVCTRRDADIGAFLESERLANPDRARDGRRLAPDEVRERLAGLIPDLTFQEAYEISGRHLNVSVAPAEKHQNGRLLNAITAPNVLIREAVLASCAVPGVFPPVMLMARGDDGARIPYQPDRRWVDGSVTHDIPTKRLERLYGVNHHIVSQANPIALPFATDTRKQMAPIEAIQHASMTTFKAWLNANMVIFQKPLELIPPLNSIANMARSVINQEYTGDINIIRPPKFWSPTKILSDLGQDDIDELIDTGMRTAWPKIEMVRTQTAISRALEGILAKIDKTGDDGPGHRSAALKKAVR
- a CDS encoding WS/DGAT/MGAT family O-acyltransferase translates to MLKQLSAQDAQFLYTQTANNLTHIMGVYIYDPSTAPGGFVRFKDIIAHVESRVHTSPLFKRRLHRLPFDMDHPYWVEDEHFDIEAHMSHARLPEPADWRQFCIAVARWFSKPMDMNRPLWDIYIIEGLDRLPGIPKGSFAMLHRVHHAAVDGASGAHAFIAMSDIDAHGTPAIPEPPPVEELGDPPSSAEIVSRAWAASLQSPVKFMNALMKMSPAIVSSARKAIEGGMTAGVPETRFNVPVGPHKMFDATTVALADVAEIRKKVPGATVNDVVLTTVGGALRKYLAKHKELPKESLVAVAPVNLRGKGGKAATPGNQVSAMSVPIRTDIADPLERLAAVRDYTVEAKEAKAGVSARIMTDLSQHIPGATMAAVARLVTSERFAVRGTNLFISNVPGAQVPLYLAGARLVQQHGMAPLANNMGLFVATPSYNGRIAFSIISERAIMPDIAFFRECIDESFADLMAAVPKAEKPKAVTAKPKAAKVKSKRAAKGKKTTPLSSPPRRRGPLEVDAAPKGKDDDGPRLRGGDEPVKTVAKDNVTRKTRKK